The following coding sequences lie in one Capsicum annuum cultivar UCD-10X-F1 unplaced genomic scaffold, UCD10Xv1.1 ctg83151, whole genome shotgun sequence genomic window:
- the LOC124895597 gene encoding putative F-box protein At1g47790, whose amino-acid sequence MEAYDILSQIIGNLPVKFLLRFKSVSKSWNTIISESQFAKTDLDLSKIASEIVWRPKKKLILLHKNDGVFEFRNLENPRIAMGEQVFPLKRFRNPSALCLCHCLVLMKTPIDDIEYALWNPCTNEYRTFICPYPNGMTPLGCGLCYDSRSSEHKVILIFTSFYVVYYVKRNYWMNKKPIVVSREIALDERSQEWSPGITVNGVVGCVGLYSGSSGFFGVISYELLIWIMNQGSWNPVMEINCETADFGYRFARDVILLGCIRNGEIVFRAGGKLVIYDPKR is encoded by the exons ATGGAAGCCTATGATATTCTATCTCAGATTATTGGTAATCTTCCGGTAAAATTTTTGTTACGCTTTAAATCTGTTTCTAAGTCATGGAATACTATAATATCGGAAAGTCAGTTCGCGAAAACTGACCTTGATCTATCCAAAATAGCATCCGAAATAGTTTGGCGTCCCAAAAAGAAGCTCATATTGTTACACAAGAATGACGGTGTATTCGAGTTTAGAAATTTGGAAAATCCTCGAATTGCAATGGGAGAACAAGTCTTTCCTCTAAAGAGATTTCGAAATCCTAGTGCCTTGTGCTTGTGTCATTGTTTGGTATTAATGAAGACACCAATTGATGATATCGAATATGCTTTGTGGAATCCTTGTACCAATGAATATCGAACTTTCATATGTCCATATCCGAATGGGATGACTCCACTTGGTTGTGGATTGTGTTATGATTCTCGTAGCAGTGAACACAAGGTTATattgatctttacatctttttacGTCGTCTATTATGTAAAGAGGAATTACTGGATGAATAAGAAACCAATTGTTGTTAGCCGAGAAATAGCACTCGATGAAAGGTCACAGGAGTGGAGTCCAGGGATTACGGTTAATGGTGTTGT AGGTTGTGTTGGTTTATATAGTGGCAGCAGCGGGTTCTTTGGTGTCATCTCATATGAATTGCTCATTTGGATCATGAATCAAGGAAGTTGGAATCCGGTAATGGAAATTAATTGTGAGACTGCAGACTTTGGCTATCGATTTGCAAGGGATGTTATACTTTTGGGCTGCATAAGAAATGGTGAAATTGTCTTTCGAGCAGGAGGGAAGCTTGTCATCTATGATCCTAAACGAT